Proteins encoded by one window of Kribbella italica:
- a CDS encoding DUF4177 domain-containing protein has protein sequence MKKFEYFTAPLLVHSTKEILDNFGQDGWELVQVVPGLNPENLVAYFKREITQS, from the coding sequence ATGAAGAAGTTCGAGTACTTCACCGCGCCGCTGCTGGTCCACTCGACCAAGGAGATCCTGGACAACTTCGGCCAGGACGGCTGGGAGCTGGTCCAGGTCGTCCCGGGGCTTAACCCGGAGAACCTGGTCGCCTACTTCAAGCGGGAGATCACCCAGTCATGA
- a CDS encoding RidA family protein, with product MSHPEENLAALGLKLPDVAKPVAAYVPAVRTGNLVYTSGQLPLREGALIATGKVGGEVTPEVAAECAQQCALNALAAVKAEIGDLANVKRVVKAVAFIASTPDFTGQPQVANGASELFGQVFAEAGQHARSAVGVPVLPLDAPVEVELIVEVN from the coding sequence ATGAGCCACCCCGAGGAGAACCTGGCCGCGCTCGGGCTGAAGCTGCCCGACGTCGCCAAGCCGGTCGCCGCGTACGTCCCGGCGGTCCGGACCGGCAATCTGGTCTACACCTCCGGTCAGCTGCCGCTGCGCGAGGGCGCCCTGATCGCCACCGGCAAGGTCGGCGGCGAGGTCACCCCCGAGGTGGCCGCCGAGTGCGCCCAGCAGTGCGCCCTGAACGCCCTGGCCGCCGTCAAGGCCGAAATCGGCGACCTGGCGAACGTGAAGCGCGTCGTCAAGGCGGTGGCGTTCATCGCCTCCACCCCCGACTTCACCGGCCAGCCCCAGGTCGCCAACGGCGCCTCGGAGCTGTTCGGCCAGGTCTTCGCCGAAGCCGGCCAACACGCCCGCAGCGCCGTCGGCGTCCCGGTCCTGCCGCTGGACGCCCCGGTCGAGGTCGAGCTGATCGTCGAGGTCAACTGA
- a CDS encoding NUDIX hydrolase, with the protein MRDLRSELLSGRMAEVALAHVREGLTPSEPRPASTVILLRDTSKGPEVYLLRRQQSMAFAAGMTVFPGGRVDATDSSIADSWSGPKPEWFGERLGCSAETAAAYVAAAVRETFEESGVLLAGPSTETVVGDTTGADWEADRVALEDRSLGFAEFLHRRGLVLRADLLAPWAHWITPEFEPRRYDTRFFVAALPAGQVTRDVTSESDQVAWLRPADAVAAVDAGEMLMLPPTYLCCGDITPYADVAAVLASATDRRITPVQPTVRIENDQAYLETT; encoded by the coding sequence GTGCGTGATCTGAGGTCTGAACTCCTGTCCGGGCGGATGGCGGAGGTGGCTCTCGCCCACGTGCGGGAGGGGCTGACTCCGAGCGAGCCTCGGCCTGCGTCCACTGTCATCTTGCTGCGGGACACCTCCAAGGGGCCCGAGGTCTACCTGCTCCGGCGGCAGCAGTCGATGGCGTTCGCCGCGGGGATGACCGTCTTCCCCGGCGGCCGCGTCGACGCGACCGACTCGAGCATCGCCGACTCCTGGTCCGGGCCGAAGCCCGAGTGGTTCGGTGAGCGGCTCGGGTGCTCCGCCGAGACGGCCGCGGCGTACGTCGCGGCCGCCGTACGGGAGACGTTCGAGGAGTCCGGCGTCCTGCTCGCCGGGCCGTCGACCGAGACCGTCGTCGGCGACACCACCGGTGCCGACTGGGAGGCCGACCGGGTAGCGCTCGAGGACCGCTCGCTGGGGTTCGCCGAGTTCCTGCACCGGCGCGGTCTGGTCCTCCGGGCCGACCTGCTCGCCCCCTGGGCGCACTGGATCACCCCCGAGTTCGAGCCGCGCCGCTACGACACCCGCTTCTTCGTCGCGGCGCTCCCGGCCGGCCAGGTCACCCGAGACGTGACCAGCGAGTCCGACCAGGTCGCCTGGCTGCGCCCGGCCGACGCCGTCGCGGCCGTCGACGCCGGCGAGATGCTGATGCTGCCCCCGACGTACCTGTGCTGCGGCGACATCACGCCGTACGCCGACGTCGCCGCCGTACTGGCCTCGGCCACCGACCGCCGGATCACCCCGGTGCAACCGACCGTGCGGATCGAGAACGACCAGGCCTATCTGGAGACCACATGA
- a CDS encoding MBL fold metallo-hydrolase, producing MTAEQITPYAARVLAANPGPMTLDGTNTWILRAPDSDRAVVVDPGPLLEEHLRAVLDAVEAAGATVETVLLTHNHFDHSEGAAWFANQANCPVRAVDPAYRIPTDHAHGLAEGDVIGAGDLRIEVLPTPGHTLDSVCFWLPQDGSLLTGDTVLGRGTSVVAYPDGALGPYLESLESLRAFANSPAGVARLLPGHGPVIDDPSGVLTYYLDHRRERLDQVRAAVAAGHTTPEAVVENVYADVDKKLWPAAERSVRAQLEYLNS from the coding sequence ATGACCGCCGAGCAGATCACCCCGTACGCCGCCCGCGTGCTCGCCGCGAACCCGGGCCCGATGACGCTCGACGGCACCAACACCTGGATCCTGCGCGCCCCCGACTCCGACCGGGCCGTCGTCGTCGACCCCGGCCCGCTGCTCGAGGAGCACCTGCGCGCCGTACTGGACGCCGTCGAGGCCGCGGGCGCGACGGTCGAGACCGTCCTGCTCACGCACAACCACTTCGACCACTCCGAAGGCGCCGCCTGGTTCGCGAACCAGGCGAACTGCCCGGTCCGCGCCGTCGACCCGGCGTACCGGATCCCGACCGACCACGCGCACGGCCTGGCCGAGGGCGACGTGATCGGCGCCGGCGACCTGCGCATCGAGGTCCTCCCGACCCCCGGCCACACCCTCGACTCGGTCTGCTTCTGGCTCCCGCAGGACGGCTCGCTGCTCACCGGCGACACCGTCCTCGGCCGCGGTACGTCGGTCGTCGCATACCCGGACGGTGCCCTAGGCCCCTATCTCGAGTCCCTCGAAAGCCTCCGCGCCTTCGCCAACTCCCCGGCGGGCGTCGCGCGCCTCCTCCCCGGCCACGGCCCGGTCATCGACGACCCGAGCGGCGTCTTGACCTATTACCTGGACCACCGCCGCGAACGCCTCGACCAGGTCCGCGCCGCCGTCGCCGCCGGGCACACCACCCCCGAGGCGGTCGTCGAGAACGTCTACGCGGACGTCGACAAGAAGCTGTGGCCCGCAGCCGAGAGGTCGGTGCGGGCCCAGCTGGAGTACTTGAACAGCTGA
- a CDS encoding cyclic nucleotide-binding domain-containing protein, whose translation MDAAVLRQAPLFSQLDDEAATALAASMTENRLRRGQVLFHEGDSGDRLFVVVEGKVKLGRTSADGRENLIAVLGPGQMFGELSLFDPGPRSATVTAVTDASMMSLTHDELLRWLAGRPEVARGLLLQLASRLRKVSDVVADLVFSDVPGRVAKALLDLASRFGRTADDGVHVHHDLTQEELAQLVGASRETVNKALADFASRGWVRLEPRSVVLLDVERLQRRAR comes from the coding sequence GTGGACGCCGCAGTGCTCCGACAGGCACCGCTGTTCAGTCAGCTCGACGACGAGGCAGCGACCGCGCTCGCCGCGTCGATGACCGAGAACCGGCTGCGTCGCGGCCAGGTGCTGTTCCACGAAGGCGACTCCGGCGACCGGCTGTTCGTCGTGGTCGAGGGCAAGGTGAAGCTCGGCCGGACGTCCGCGGACGGCCGCGAGAACCTGATCGCCGTACTCGGCCCCGGCCAGATGTTCGGCGAGCTGTCGCTGTTCGACCCCGGACCGCGCTCCGCGACCGTCACCGCCGTCACCGACGCGTCGATGATGTCGCTGACCCACGACGAGCTGCTGCGCTGGCTGGCCGGGCGTCCCGAGGTCGCCCGCGGTCTGCTGCTGCAGCTCGCGTCCCGCCTGCGCAAGGTCTCCGACGTCGTCGCCGACCTGGTGTTCTCCGACGTACCGGGTCGCGTCGCCAAGGCCCTGCTCGACCTGGCCAGCCGCTTCGGCCGTACGGCGGACGACGGCGTCCACGTGCACCACGACCTCACCCAGGAGGAGCTCGCCCAACTGGTCGGCGCCTCCCGCGAGACGGTCAACAAGGCCCTCGCCGACTTCGCCTCCCGTGGCTGGGTGCGGCTGGAGCCCCGCTCGGTGGTCCTGCTCGACGTCGAACGCCTTCAGCGCCGGGCTCGCTGA
- the nth gene encoding endonuclease III: protein MTQRVADPNPHPVPAPVLHPPVKLPRKAPVYVDETPTQLVRRARKMHKVLVDTYPDAHCELDFTTPLELLVATILSAQTTDVTVNKVTPTLFSRYPTAQAYAEADREEMEAILKPTGFFRAKTNSVLKLGQALVDEYDGEVPGKLEELVKLPGTGRKTANVVLGNAFGVPGITVDTHFGRLVRRFGWTTEEDPVKVEHLIGALFPKKDWTMLSHRLIFHGRRRCHAKKPACGACPIAQWCPSYGTGPTDPELAAKLVKVPA, encoded by the coding sequence ATGACCCAGCGCGTCGCGGACCCCAACCCGCACCCGGTTCCGGCTCCGGTCCTGCACCCGCCCGTGAAGCTGCCGCGGAAGGCTCCGGTGTACGTCGACGAGACGCCGACGCAGCTGGTCCGGCGGGCGCGCAAGATGCACAAGGTGCTCGTCGACACCTACCCCGACGCGCACTGCGAGCTCGACTTCACCACGCCGCTGGAACTGCTGGTGGCGACGATCCTGTCGGCGCAGACCACCGACGTGACGGTGAACAAGGTGACCCCGACGCTCTTCTCGCGGTACCCGACGGCGCAGGCGTACGCCGAGGCCGATCGCGAGGAGATGGAGGCCATCCTCAAGCCGACCGGGTTCTTCCGGGCGAAGACCAACAGCGTGCTCAAGCTCGGCCAGGCGCTCGTCGACGAGTACGACGGGGAGGTGCCCGGCAAGCTGGAGGAACTCGTCAAGCTCCCCGGCACCGGCCGCAAGACCGCGAACGTCGTCCTCGGCAACGCGTTCGGCGTCCCCGGCATCACCGTCGACACCCACTTCGGCCGCCTGGTCCGCCGCTTCGGCTGGACCACGGAGGAGGACCCGGTCAAGGTCGAGCACCTGATCGGCGCGCTGTTCCCGAAGAAGGACTGGACGATGCTGTCCCACCGCCTCATCTTCCACGGCCGCCGCCGCTGCCACGCCAAGAAGCCCGCCTGCGGCGCCTGCCCCATCGCCCAGTGGTGCCCGTCCTACGGCACCGGCCCCACGGACCCCGAGCTGGCCGCCAAGCTGGTCAAGGTCCCCGCGTGA
- a CDS encoding TlpA disulfide reductase family protein, whose product MTISGSRLRRLAPGVWGMRARPRPSRLRRVVPALSVAGLLLLTACGTEKPSSAPTTKAPEQALACEAEPSKPPVTNGLPDVSLPCLGDGPDVRLADLRGPLVVNVWAQWCGPCREEAPYLAELQKKSAGKLKLLGIDYADPRRELATKFAGENGLTYPHLVDAEKAVQQPLKVGGPPLTAFVDQDGKVVYVHRGVLKSQQQLDQLVKEKLGVDL is encoded by the coding sequence GTGACCATTTCGGGCTCGCGGCTCCGCCGCCTCGCCCCCGGGGTGTGGGGGATGCGAGCCCGCCCCCGCCCCTCGCGGCTCCGCCGTGTCGTACCGGCGCTGAGCGTCGCCGGGCTTCTCCTTCTCACCGCCTGCGGCACCGAGAAGCCCAGCAGCGCGCCGACCACCAAGGCTCCTGAGCAAGCACTGGCCTGTGAGGCTGAGCCCTCCAAGCCGCCGGTTACCAACGGCCTACCCGATGTGAGCTTGCCGTGTCTCGGGGACGGCCCCGACGTACGGCTTGCTGATCTGCGCGGCCCGCTCGTGGTGAATGTCTGGGCCCAGTGGTGCGGCCCGTGTCGCGAAGAAGCGCCGTACCTCGCCGAGTTGCAGAAGAAGTCCGCGGGGAAACTCAAGCTCCTCGGCATCGACTACGCCGATCCCCGGCGCGAGCTGGCGACGAAGTTCGCGGGGGAGAACGGCCTCACCTACCCCCATCTGGTCGACGCCGAGAAGGCCGTTCAGCAGCCGCTCAAGGTTGGTGGTCCGCCGTTGACCGCGTTCGTCGACCAGGACGGCAAGGTCGTCTACGTGCACCGCGGCGTACTCAAGTCCCAGCAGCAGCTCGACCAACTGGTGAAGGAAAAACTGGGGGTCGACCTGTGA
- a CDS encoding NUDIX domain-containing protein: MTATTFDADLPAWLNHLLTASKTVDPNELSRFLPPDDPAVRESAVLILLADGNDTDGPDVLLTERSWTLRSHAGQMAFPGGRSDEEDGTGTEGLIRTALREAEEETGLDPTGVEVFAVWPALWVPVSNFGVSPVLAWWREPSPVAVVDPAEVASVHRVALSALADPANRVNCVHPSGFTGPAFLIDDLFIWGFTAGLLDKLLLLGGWARDWDPAHVVPLPDRLVEAAWRSEGQRSQEERRLTAIEHDLGRPEGVE; the protein is encoded by the coding sequence GTGACCGCGACGACGTTCGACGCCGACCTTCCGGCCTGGCTCAACCACCTGCTCACGGCCTCGAAAACCGTTGATCCCAACGAGCTCTCGCGCTTCCTCCCACCCGACGACCCCGCCGTCCGCGAGTCCGCCGTCCTCATTTTGCTTGCCGACGGCAACGACACCGACGGCCCCGACGTACTGCTCACCGAACGCTCCTGGACGCTGCGCTCGCACGCCGGCCAGATGGCCTTCCCCGGCGGCCGCAGCGACGAGGAGGACGGCACCGGCACCGAGGGCCTGATCCGTACGGCGTTGCGCGAGGCCGAGGAGGAGACCGGGCTCGACCCGACCGGCGTCGAGGTGTTCGCGGTCTGGCCCGCGCTCTGGGTCCCGGTCAGCAACTTCGGCGTCTCCCCGGTCCTCGCCTGGTGGCGCGAACCGTCACCGGTCGCCGTGGTCGACCCGGCCGAGGTCGCCTCGGTGCACCGCGTCGCGCTGTCCGCGCTCGCCGACCCGGCGAACCGGGTCAACTGCGTCCACCCGTCCGGTTTCACCGGTCCGGCGTTCCTGATCGACGACCTGTTCATCTGGGGCTTCACCGCCGGGCTGCTCGACAAATTGCTGCTGCTCGGCGGCTGGGCGCGCGACTGGGACCCGGCTCACGTCGTACCGTTGCCCGACCGACTGGTCGAGGCGGCCTGGCGGAGTGAGGGGCAGCGGTCGCAGGAGGAGCGGCGGCTGACTGCCATCGAGCACGACTTGGGGCGTCCGGAGGGTGTGGAGTGA
- a CDS encoding MarP family serine protease — protein sequence MSILDWVLVAVTVLVAISGYVEGFILGACATLGLLAGAAVGVYGVPKILDNFSPSVEVSFAALVLVILLASIGRTVGALLGSRLRNKISWKPVKAVDALGGAALAAASVLVVSWVLGVAVSGARIPDVTSAVRGSQVLAKVDEVLPNRADQALQAFNDVVNTDLFPRFLDPFVPERIRETQPPDGGIGRTPAVRAAYSRIAKVTGVANCSRGLEGSGFVYAPQRVMTNAHVVAGVENPKVEVDKRSYDARVVLFDPEIDVAVLYVPKLNAQPLVFDDSGKADAASIVLGYPENGPFNSEPARIRSEERLRGPDIYGDRTVTRKAFSIWASVRPGNSGGPLISTRGTVYGVVFAASVEDNRTGYVLTASQVADAADQGTRATKEVSTRTCT from the coding sequence GTGAGCATTCTCGATTGGGTGCTGGTGGCGGTCACCGTGCTGGTGGCCATCTCCGGGTACGTCGAGGGCTTCATCCTCGGCGCCTGCGCGACGCTCGGCCTGCTGGCCGGCGCGGCCGTCGGCGTGTACGGCGTACCGAAGATCCTGGACAACTTCTCGCCGAGCGTCGAGGTGTCGTTCGCGGCGCTGGTGCTGGTGATCCTGCTGGCCTCGATCGGGCGGACGGTCGGCGCGCTGCTCGGCTCGAGGCTGAGAAACAAGATCTCCTGGAAACCCGTCAAGGCCGTCGACGCGCTCGGCGGTGCCGCGCTGGCCGCGGCGTCGGTGCTGGTCGTGTCGTGGGTGCTCGGCGTCGCCGTGAGCGGTGCGCGGATCCCGGACGTGACGTCGGCGGTGCGCGGTTCGCAGGTGCTGGCCAAGGTCGACGAGGTGCTGCCGAACCGCGCCGACCAGGCGCTGCAGGCGTTCAACGACGTGGTGAACACCGATCTGTTCCCGCGCTTCCTCGACCCGTTCGTGCCGGAGCGGATCCGCGAGACCCAGCCGCCGGACGGCGGGATCGGGCGGACGCCGGCGGTCCGGGCGGCGTACAGCCGGATCGCGAAGGTGACCGGCGTCGCGAACTGCTCGCGCGGTCTCGAGGGCTCCGGGTTCGTCTACGCGCCGCAGCGGGTGATGACGAACGCGCACGTCGTCGCGGGTGTCGAGAACCCGAAGGTCGAGGTCGACAAGCGCTCGTACGACGCGAGGGTGGTGCTGTTCGACCCCGAGATCGACGTCGCGGTGCTGTACGTGCCGAAACTGAACGCCCAGCCGCTGGTCTTCGACGACAGCGGCAAGGCCGACGCCGCGTCCATCGTCCTGGGGTATCCGGAGAACGGCCCGTTCAACTCCGAGCCCGCCCGGATCCGCTCCGAGGAACGCCTCCGCGGCCCCGACATCTACGGCGACCGCACGGTCACCCGCAAGGCCTTCTCGATCTGGGCCTCGGTCCGCCCCGGCAACTCCGGCGGCCCCCTCATCTCCACCCGAGGCACCGTGTACGGCGTGGTCTTCGCCGCCTCCGTCGAAGACAACCGCACCGGCTACGTCCTCACCGCGTCCCAGGTCGCCGACGCAGCCGACCAGGGCACCCGAGCGACAAAGGAGGTCTCCACCCGCACCTGCACCTGA
- a CDS encoding SigE family RNA polymerase sigma factor, translating into MTSEMASAFDDVVRSSERRLLRVALMLAGNVHTAEDLVQTVFARAHRKWRRIGRLEHPEAYLRTMVVNEFLSWRRRLKNRELPLAKLDETPSTEDLSGRQVERDAAWRLLATLPRRQRAVLVLRYYEDLPDDEIASVLGCTASTVRSNAARGLAALRADLGATR; encoded by the coding sequence GTGACCAGCGAGATGGCTTCGGCGTTCGACGACGTGGTGCGGTCGAGCGAGCGGCGGCTGCTGCGGGTCGCCTTGATGCTGGCGGGGAACGTGCACACCGCCGAGGACCTGGTGCAGACCGTGTTCGCCCGCGCCCATCGCAAGTGGAGGCGGATCGGGCGGCTGGAGCACCCGGAGGCCTACCTGCGGACGATGGTGGTGAACGAGTTCCTCAGCTGGCGGCGCCGGTTGAAGAACCGGGAGCTCCCGCTGGCCAAGCTGGACGAAACACCGTCGACCGAGGACCTGAGCGGCCGGCAGGTCGAGCGTGACGCGGCGTGGCGGTTGCTCGCGACGCTGCCGCGCCGGCAACGCGCCGTACTGGTCCTGCGGTACTACGAGGATCTTCCGGACGACGAGATCGCGTCCGTGCTCGGCTGTACGGCGAGCACGGTGCGGTCCAACGCGGCCCGGGGCCTGGCGGCCCTGCGCGCCGATCTAGGAGCGACGAGATGA
- a CDS encoding alpha/beta hydrolase: MLFLHGFPEFWWAWRHQLPAVAAAGYRAVAMDLRGYGASDKTPRGYDPFTVSADVSGVIRSLGASEAVVVGHGWGGFVAWSAAVLASRQVRAVAAVSAPHPLMLLRSGRPRAAAQVGWFQLPILPEWRLLAHDGIHIEQLLRAWAAPGGDFPDAEASRRYRAALQVWPAPHCALEYHRWFVRSRLRTDGRRYSARMREPIDVPVLQLHGGLDGAVAPASWITPPELITAPLRHEVLTTVGHFPHEEAPDQFTDVLLDWLGTV; this comes from the coding sequence GTGCTCTTCCTGCACGGTTTCCCCGAGTTCTGGTGGGCCTGGCGGCATCAGCTGCCGGCCGTCGCCGCGGCCGGGTACCGCGCGGTCGCGATGGACCTGCGCGGGTACGGCGCGAGCGACAAGACGCCGCGCGGGTACGACCCGTTCACGGTGTCGGCCGACGTGTCCGGCGTGATCCGCTCGCTCGGCGCGTCGGAGGCGGTCGTGGTCGGGCACGGCTGGGGTGGGTTCGTCGCGTGGTCGGCCGCCGTACTGGCTTCTCGGCAGGTGCGGGCGGTGGCGGCCGTGTCAGCTCCGCATCCGTTGATGCTGCTGCGGTCGGGGCGGCCGCGGGCGGCGGCTCAGGTCGGGTGGTTCCAGCTGCCGATCCTGCCTGAATGGCGATTGCTGGCGCACGACGGGATCCACATCGAGCAGCTGCTGCGGGCTTGGGCTGCGCCGGGTGGGGACTTCCCCGATGCCGAGGCGTCGCGGCGGTACCGGGCGGCGCTGCAGGTCTGGCCGGCGCCGCACTGTGCGCTGGAGTACCACCGGTGGTTCGTGCGGTCGCGGCTGCGGACCGACGGGCGGCGGTACTCAGCGCGGATGCGCGAGCCGATCGACGTACCGGTGCTGCAGTTGCACGGTGGCCTTGACGGCGCGGTTGCGCCGGCGAGCTGGATCACGCCGCCGGAGTTGATCACGGCGCCGCTGCGGCACGAGGTGCTGACGACGGTCGGGCACTTCCCGCACGAGGAGGCGCCCGACCAGTTCACGGACGTCCTGCTGGATTGGTTGGGGACGGTCTAG
- a CDS encoding phage holin family protein: MSMGQEDEPTVGQLVANASRDLSSLVRSEIELGKAELKKTAVKAGTGAGLFGGAAFLGLLAIILLSIAAAYGVSALGLHPALAFLIVAVVYLLIAAVLVLIGKNQLGQAKGPQRAIETSKESVEALKAVGKGD; this comes from the coding sequence ATGTCGATGGGGCAAGAGGACGAGCCGACGGTCGGGCAGCTCGTCGCGAACGCCAGCCGGGATCTGTCCAGCCTGGTGCGCAGCGAGATCGAGCTGGGCAAGGCCGAGCTGAAGAAGACCGCGGTGAAGGCCGGGACCGGGGCCGGGCTGTTCGGCGGCGCCGCGTTCCTCGGGCTGCTCGCGATCATCCTGCTGTCCATCGCCGCGGCGTACGGCGTCAGCGCGCTCGGGCTGCACCCGGCGCTGGCGTTCCTGATCGTGGCGGTGGTGTACCTGCTGATCGCCGCCGTCCTCGTGCTGATCGGCAAGAACCAGCTCGGCCAGGCGAAGGGCCCGCAGCGCGCGATCGAGACCTCGAAGGAGTCGGTCGAGGCGCTCAAGGCGGTCGGGAAGGGCGACTGA
- the nhaA gene encoding Na+/H+ antiporter NhaA — MSPRRSLNKRRAFPRILGSERAYLADMLRAETTGGLVLVGAAVIALIWANSPWQDAYHHLRDAQLGPLTVEAWASDGALTLFFYLAGVELKREFTVGTLSRFSEGVVPIAAALAGMVMPALIFVTINLTVADGKPHGWAVPTATDIAFALAVLAIVGSSLPSALRAFLLTLAVVDDFGAILVIAAVFSKGLHLVALLVAVALIVAFYALQRFRVRSPLLYVPLVLAAWWFMHESGIHATIAGVALGLATRVLPDEGEKASPAERVEHRLRPWSAGVAVPLFALFAAGVTLSGSALREMLTDPVAIGVVAGLLAGKTIGVFGGAWVTTRFTRAELNADLSWRDVGAVSVLAGIGFTVALLIAQLAFAGDVAQIERAKAAVLIASLLAALIASVLLFRRNRVYAD; from the coding sequence ATGAGCCCCCGACGATCGCTGAACAAGCGCCGCGCCTTCCCCCGCATCCTGGGCAGCGAGCGGGCGTACCTGGCCGACATGCTGCGGGCCGAAACCACCGGCGGCCTGGTGCTGGTGGGCGCGGCGGTGATCGCGCTGATCTGGGCGAACTCGCCCTGGCAGGACGCCTACCACCACCTCCGGGACGCGCAGCTCGGTCCGCTGACCGTCGAGGCGTGGGCCTCGGACGGCGCGCTCACGCTGTTCTTCTACCTGGCCGGCGTCGAGCTGAAGCGGGAGTTCACCGTCGGCACGTTGTCCCGGTTCAGCGAGGGCGTCGTACCGATCGCGGCGGCGCTGGCGGGGATGGTGATGCCCGCGCTGATCTTCGTGACGATCAACCTGACCGTTGCCGACGGCAAGCCTCACGGCTGGGCGGTGCCGACGGCGACGGACATCGCATTCGCGCTCGCCGTCCTGGCGATCGTCGGGTCCTCGCTGCCGAGCGCGTTGCGGGCGTTCCTGCTCACGCTCGCGGTGGTCGACGACTTCGGCGCGATCCTGGTGATCGCCGCGGTCTTCTCGAAGGGACTGCACCTGGTCGCGCTGCTCGTCGCGGTCGCGCTGATCGTCGCCTTCTACGCCCTGCAGAGGTTCCGCGTCCGGAGCCCGCTGCTGTACGTGCCGCTCGTGCTCGCGGCCTGGTGGTTCATGCACGAGTCCGGCATCCACGCCACGATCGCCGGCGTCGCGCTCGGGCTCGCGACGCGGGTGCTGCCGGACGAGGGCGAGAAGGCGTCGCCCGCGGAGCGGGTCGAGCACCGGTTGCGGCCTTGGTCGGCCGGTGTCGCGGTGCCGTTGTTCGCGTTGTTCGCGGCGGGAGTCACGCTGAGCGGTTCGGCGCTGCGCGAGATGCTGACCGACCCGGTCGCGATCGGGGTGGTCGCCGGGCTGCTGGCCGGCAAGACGATCGGCGTCTTCGGCGGCGCGTGGGTGACCACACGCTTCACCCGGGCCGAGCTGAACGCGGACCTGTCCTGGCGCGATGTCGGAGCGGTCTCGGTGCTGGCCGGCATCGGGTTCACGGTCGCGTTGCTGATCGCGCAGCTCGCGTTCGCCGGGGACGTCGCCCAGATCGAGCGCGCGAAGGCGGCCGTCCTGATCGCGTCGCTGCTGGCCGCGCTGATCGCGTCGGTACTGCTGTTCAGGCGCAACCGCGTGTACGCCGACTGA
- a CDS encoding GntR family transcriptional regulator, translating to MARPRNNPGDLAELPTELRTDRPKGDQIREILERLTRSLTAGTVLPSERVLAERFGVARMTVRQEVDRVVAEGLAARRPGGGTFVAEPRPNKLLASSFSQDMRARGITPGAKVLEHRVGTADGTLAAELEEPVGTPYLHLVRLRTADGEPMAIERTNLSLKRFPGLDELSFDELSLYGELAARFGVSLGMVSASIVAAPPDTPEDAALLGIDQATPCLIITSAPRTATGDVIECGRSTYRSDRYDITVAYRTT from the coding sequence ATGGCCCGCCCAAGGAACAACCCCGGTGACCTCGCCGAGCTCCCGACCGAGCTGCGGACCGACCGGCCGAAGGGTGACCAGATCCGCGAGATCCTGGAGCGACTCACCCGCAGCCTGACGGCCGGGACGGTGCTGCCCTCGGAGCGGGTGCTGGCCGAGCGGTTCGGAGTGGCCCGGATGACGGTCCGCCAGGAGGTCGACCGCGTCGTCGCCGAGGGCCTGGCCGCCCGGCGTCCCGGCGGTGGCACGTTCGTCGCCGAACCACGCCCGAACAAGCTGCTCGCGTCGTCGTTCAGCCAGGACATGCGCGCCCGCGGCATCACGCCGGGCGCCAAGGTCCTCGAGCACCGCGTCGGCACCGCCGACGGGACCCTCGCCGCCGAGCTGGAGGAGCCGGTCGGCACCCCGTACCTGCACCTGGTCCGCCTCCGCACCGCCGACGGCGAGCCGATGGCCATCGAGCGCACCAACCTCTCCCTCAAGCGCTTCCCGGGCCTCGACGAGCTCTCCTTCGACGAGCTCTCCCTGTACGGCGAACTGGCGGCCCGCTTCGGCGTCTCCCTCGGCATGGTCTCCGCCTCGATCGTCGCCGCCCCACCCGACACCCCCGAGGACGCCGCGCTGCTCGGCATCGACCAGGCCACCCCCTGCCTGATCATCACCTCGGCTCCCCGGACCGCCACCGGTGATGTCATCGAATGCGGCCGCTCGACGTACCGCTCCGACCGCTACGACATCACCGTCGCCTACCGCACCACCTGA